The nucleotide window GAAGGCCGAGGGCGGCCGGCCGAGCGGCGACCTCCGCTTCGTCATCGACATCCTCGCGGCGCAGTAGGCGCCGCTCAGAGCTCGCGCACGATCACATCCACCTGCCGGGGACGGCCCGCCGCGACGGGCCGCTCCTCGACGGTGTACTTCAGGTCGCGCAGCACGCTCAGCAGCTCCTCGACCGAGGCGGGCGCCGCGCCCGCCTCGGCGAGGGCACGCACCAGCCGGCCCTTCGTCGCCTTGTTGAAGTGGCTGACCACCGAGCGCCGCGGCTCGCCGTCCACGACCCGCTCGTGCAGCACCCGCAGGGCCATCGTGCGCCCGGCGAGCTCGCCCGAGGGCGCCCACATCGCCGCATATGCGCCCGAGCGCAGGTCGAGGACCGGACCGTCCCCGGCCGCGCGGTCCAGCGCCGGGCTCAGAGCCTTCTTCCAGTACGCGGTGAGCCCGCCGACCACCGGCAGCGTGACCCCGACGGAGCAGCGGTACGCGGGTATCCGGTCGGACAGCCGCAGCACACCCCACAGCCCGGAGAACACGACGGCCCGCTCATCGACCCAGGCGCGCGCGCCGGGTGAGAGGCCGGTGGTCCCGAGCG belongs to Amorphoplanes digitatis and includes:
- the yaaA gene encoding peroxide stress protein YaaA, whose product is MLILLPPSEGKTAPAAGEPADPAGLWLPGLAGARRRILGRLVTVTRRTSARGVADSLAILGLSAGQHGEIARNAALVTAPAAPAAEVYTGVLYEALGTTGLSPGARAWVDERAVVFSGLWGVLRLSDRIPAYRCSVGVTLPVVGGLTAYWKKALSPALDRAAGDGPVLDLRSGAYAAMWAPSGELAGRTMALRVLHERVVDGEPRRSVVSHFNKATKGRLVRALAEAGAAPASVEELLSVLRDLKYTVEERPVAAGRPRQVDVIVREL